CCCCGCTTGGGCACGAACTGCAAGTCGCGGATCGGCTCGATGACGTCATGGACGATGTGGTGGTCTATCGCCGTCGCCGAGGTGAACGGCACGCGGCGTTGGATCTTCTTAGGATCGCGCAGGTAGCACAGCGTGGCCACGAGGTTCCTCGGGGGGACGGCCATAATCTCAGAGACCATGCGGGTGTAGATCCGGAGCTGCTGCTCATCTGCCGCCTTGTACACTCCTGTCTTCCAGTCTACGATCTCTATCGACGACCCTCTCACCGTGAGCAGGTCGATGACCCCCATCATCGGGACGCCTTGGATCTCTATCTCGATGTGGTGCTCCGGATACTGCCTCACCTCGCTCCCATCGATGACGGGTCTGTATCTGTCATCTCGCTTCACGAGATCCCTGTAACCGGCCATCGCACTCGCGTGACGGCTGCGCATCTCGTCATCCCATCCGCACTCGGGCTCGTGGATCTCCGCATCCGGGCGGTACTCCCTCTCTATGACCGAGTGGGTGTACCGCCCCACCTCGGCGTAGCGAGGGTCCCACTGCTTGGTCCTGCCCTCGCGGTAGTATAGCGCGGCGAGAGGACACGTCTCGTACTTAGAGATGAACGAAGGGCTG
The Candidatus Cloacimonadota bacterium DNA segment above includes these coding regions:
- a CDS encoding PD-(D/E)XK nuclease family protein, whose protein sequence is MTETDLFTKGRGFPFDHISPSFISKYETCPLAALYYREGRTKQWDPRYAEVGRYTHSVIEREYRPDAEIHEPECGWDDEMRSRHASAMAGYRDLVKRDDRYRPVIDGSEVRQYPEHHIEIEIQGVPMMGVIDLLTVRGSSIEIVDWKTGVYKAADEQQLRIYTRMVSEIMAVPPRNLVATLCYLRDPKKIQRRVPFTSATAIDHHIVHDVIEPIRDLQFVPKRGRACARCEYRHLCEAW